The Branchiostoma floridae strain S238N-H82 chromosome 12, Bfl_VNyyK, whole genome shotgun sequence genome segment NNNNNNNNNNNNNNNNNNNNNNNNNNNNNNNNNNNNNNNNNNNNNNNNNNNNNNNNNNNNNNNNNNNNNNNNNNNNNNNNNNNNNNNNNNNNNNNNNNNNNNNNNNNNNNNNNNNNNNNNNNNNNNNNNNNNNNNNNNNNNNNNNNNNNNNNNNNNNNNNNNNNNNNNNNNNNNNNNNNNNNNNNNNNNNNNNNNNNNNNNNNNNNNNNNNNNNNNNNNNNNNNNNNNNNNNNNNNNNNNNNNNNNNNNNNNNNNNNNNNNNNNNNNNNNNNNNNNNNNNNNNNNNNNNNNNNNNNNNNNNNNNNNNNNNNNNNNNNNNNNNNNNNNNNNNNNNNNNNNNNNNNNNNNNNNNNNNNNNNNNNNNNNNNNNNNNNNNNNNNNNNNNNNNNNNNNNNNNNNNNNNNNNNNNNNNNNNNNNNNNNNNNNNNNNNNNNNNNNNNNNNNNNNNNNNNNNNNNNNNNNNNNNNNNNNNNNNNNNNNNNNNNNNNNNNNNNNNNNNNNNNNNNNNNNNNNNNNNNNNNNNNNNNNNNNNNNNNNNNNNNNNNNNNNNNNNNNNNNNNNNNNNNNNNNNNNNNNNNNNNNNNNNNNNNNNNNNNNNNNNNNNNNNNNNNNNNNNNNNNNNNNNNNNNNNNNNNNNNNNNNNNNNNNNNNNNNNNNNNNNNNNNNNNNNNNNNNNNNNNNNNNNNNNNNNNNNNNNNNNNNNNNNNNNNNNNNNNNNNNNNNNNNNNNNNNNNNNNNNNNNNNNNNNNNNNNNNNNNNNNNNNNNNNNNNNNNNNNNNNNNNNNNNNNNNNNNNNNNNNNNNNNNNNNNNNNNNNNNNNNNNNNNNNNNNNNNNNNNNNNNNNNNNNNNNNNNNNNNNNNNNNNNNNNNNNNNNNNNNNNNNNNNNNNNNNNNNNNNNNNNNNNNNNNNNNNNNNNNNNNNNNNNNNNNNNNNNNNNNNNNNNNNNNNNNNNNNNNNNNNNNNNNNNNNNNNNNNNNNNNNNNNNNNNNNNNNNNNNNNNNNNNNNNNNNNNNNNNNNNNNNNNNNNNNNNNNNNNNNNNNNNNNNNNNNNNNNNNNNNNNNNNNNNNNNNNNNNNNNNNNNNNNNNNNNNNNNNNNNNNNNNNNNNNNNNNNNNNNNNNNNNNNNNNNNNNNNNNNNNNNNNNNNNNNNNNNNNNNNNNNNNNNNNNNNNNNNNNNNNNNNNNNNNNNNNGGACTGATGAAAAGCTTGTTGGTAGCgcttattttgtgtacggatataaagtcttaaaaactgtatcattatgttaactaccgtcacagatgaactcaGCTTGAACATGTTGTAAGAGATTCATTCgtcattttggatggtgacaTAAATCCAGGGTCCCTGTGTATGAGGGACCTTCAGGCATAAGCCTCAGCATCAAACTCTGCATGCAAAAGAACTCAACACACTGTATGGAGAACGGTAGGGGCAACCCGTTGTTGCACTTCTAGTTGACGAAAAATTTTCATGCTTTATCCTCAGTctgaggttcaacctccttacCCTTAACTCCTTTATGGCAATATTGTTTTAAAATGATGGCAAAAAGGTGATAATCCTTTTACGCAGTAAGATTGGGTAGATTTCTGTTTGTTCTTACCTCACCTCAAACCTATATTTTCCAATCTTTCCTGCAGACACAGAAGACATCTACACCAAAGTGTTCCAGGAACTCGTGACACCATATGGCAAGACATTTGATTGGACGATGAAGGCCAAAATGATGGGGATGACGCCTCAACAGGGTGCCTCATACCTTATTAAGACATTAGGTACTGGTTTGGTTTATGCTTGTTACACTGTGCGGACTGGACAGCTTTTTCCGCAAATCCACAATGTCCATTGTTCCTTTAATGGTGCCAAGGAAAAGATTTTTCGACCAGTCCTAACAAAAAACATGTGCTGACCTAAGTCTTTTATTttaggagggaggggggtggacCATCGACAAGGGACTAATACTTTCCATTAAACATGTGATGAAAATATCAATTTGTAGAATCATTTTCCATTCGACCTGTCCTCATTTCTGTTGTGGCAGGATAAGTCATATATTAAACAGACCCTCCCATCCTAGGACCCTTTTATGTTGAGAAACAGTGTATAGTATTGGAAATGTAATGCTATATTAGTGAAATGATAAAAATGCTGGTGTCTTCaatctttcatttcattttgtatttgtaactTAAATTGTGTTTATTGGATTGCTTTGATCAAAACCTGAAAAAGATGATCAATCTAATTCTAAATTTCTTTTCAGGACATTTTTCTGCAATAGTTCAAGTAGTTATGTTGTCaattatgttttctgtatttgcATATGGAATTGAATTTTATTTCCTCCATTTCACTCACTTCTGAATACCCACAGACCTTCCCATGACTGAGGAGCATTACCATGAATGGACCACCAAAAGATATGCTGAACTCATGCCAACAGCGGAGATGCTACCTGGTTAGTGTACCTGAATATGTTGTATCTTTTAGGGGGAATTACTAATAGTATGCATTTAATTTTACAGTAGCGAGAAAATGGAGTAGTTTTGAGTTATATACTGTAGTCACCGATACAGTAGTggaaaatatttgcggtggttttgaggttgctgtgaagtggccaccacgaaaactgATTATAAAACCAgattacaaacatttctgcatttacagtactgttccCTGAGAGGTCGTATTTGGCAGTTTTAGTTGCGATCTGTTCATTATGTATTTGCAAATTACAAAACAGGGCtgacatgccaaaaagcagttactcaagcaactagatatgattttggaaatggttagaTGATCAGATCGCATGcaccacctttttttttttattcacatttatttaacggggatttgacaaaaagcaaagttgcttatctgagtcttctcctcttacacatgacaaaaataaggacacacatacaaaataacgaacactaaataacatagtcaaaagataatgataacgacgtgaaaataaacaaagaatcAAGTAACAGAGTGAACGTGCAGCTAAGGTTTACAAACTTAGGAAAAATCAAATATAGGCTATATAATCAACTAAAATCAAAAACGACCTGTCTGTTGGATGAACTTgaatacaacatcaaataaaagacaattttGAATGGGAGATAAGAGTGCATTTCCCCTAAGTAGAGttgaacatacaatattttcagtggtgtgtcttgggtcaAATGGTAAGATACCCTGCATGAACATACTAAGTGGTTaaaagatgacaacatatcaaCACTACCTTTGTCAGTGATAATGAGGACTCCGACCCTGAGATATcttctttttggcatatttgctactaggatgtctaacctttatcgacaaAATACTGACATGGTGTAAAATGTTTTTGGGAGTTGATTCTTTAACTTATTTCTTGGTACATTTTTAAAGAAGATTTCTTTATGAGAATTCATATGTCCTTCAAGGTGCAGAGAAGGTTGTACGTCACCTTCACAAACACAGGGTCCCCATCGGTCTCTCCACGGGATCGGACGCGGAGAAGTTCAACACCAAGACGACCAATCACAGGGAGTTCTTCAAGCTGTTTGACCCCTTGGTGACCTGTGGAAGTGACCCGGAAGTGAAACATGGCAAGCCTCATGCTGATGCATTCCTGGTGCCTGCAACAAGGTTTCCTGACAAACCCAACCCAGCCCAGGTAGGTATATACTACAAGTAAGAGCGAGTTAACTTACTAGTTGCATGTAGTAAGATAACTCGCTCTTACTTCACAAGAACGAGTTCTTATACTTAGACTATTCAGAAATACTCAGGTCATTCAACATTGTTCAGTAGGGGTGTGCACCTAAACTAAGGCTAAAGTGAAAGAAACATTGCGGCGTCAGTGTGGCTTAGTCCAAAGAGGTCCTGGGCTCAGATCTCCTAACATGCCCAttgatattgtgcccttgggaaaggcacttgatagtcgactttcctcactatgTCAATTGAGCGATGTGCTTTCGCACCATCTGGGTAATACCGCGTGACATACCCTTTTGTTAACTAAatatacaagacggggatgtgTCAGGTATCCTGTTCGGATGAAAGATGTTGATCACTGATCCTGCCTACATTCAGGGGAAAATGAGCACTACCTACATATAACTGCAGTTTGGAATGTCCCTCTGAAATGATGTTGAATGGGGGTTCTATGTTTGAGGAGAACTACATCTCAGGAACATGAAAGATCCCACTGTACTTATAAATAACTGAAAATTTGTACAAGTCCTTTCCAGTGTTATTGGACCAAATAAATTATTCTATATGTAATGCCATGAGACAACTTACCAGGTGCACAATACAATACAGAGAAACaaacatgttgtatattttgcagGGCATTCTTATTGAGAAAagcttctttctgtttcagtgctTGGCTTTTGAAGACTCACCGAATGGTGTGGACTCTGCACTGAATGCTGGGATGCAGGTTGTCATGGTGCCACACCCAAACCTGGACCGAAGCCTCTGCACCAATGGCACTCTCGTTTTAAACTCGCTGGAGGATTTCCGTCCAGAAGAGTTTGGACTACCTGCTTATGCTAGCTAGCCCATGTATGGTGATCATGGTTTTTAGTATTTTGGTAtcctcatttttttcaaataaaaagtACTGTTTAATTGGTTAAAGTTTGCACTTTTTTAACGTCTCAAAAGCCAAAATTTGCTTCAAGTTAGCTTCAAGTTGGGGGCATACGTAGGGTGTTGTTCAGATATGTATATGGTGATAAGATAACTGGTTCAGCAAGAAATATCAGTTTCCTACCAGTACTAATTTGTACCGACACAACCAACCATGGCATACATTATCAGTAGACAATTTGTCTTTCTCAGGGTACTATAATTATAAATGGACTTGTCTTATAGTATATGGATGATGTGTGCATGTATCAATTATGTTAACCCtacaaagaagctgcaaaaaTAACTTGGGTAATTGGAAATGGATATTTATGTAAAACAATACCACTTTacctgttgaaaatgtactgatTTTGTCGAAAACTGTCTCCTTGaacaaaaagtattttgagctctgAGCAAAGAATTCCAGAAAATATTAGTAGTAACTAAAAAAGGAATTATTATCTGGTATATCATGTAAGTTTATTCATTTGTAAGACCTTCCTGATTAAATGCAATGAAGGAAACTTTTTTGAGCCCGACTTGTATcttttttgcaatgtttgcaaGAGCTACAAGTGTTACAaggatgtcatacatgtaatcaaatcagtatTGCATAAAAAATTATGATCTTTGGAAAGTGAAACACTGACAGatgataattatgcaaatgaatccaatttgcatgattaatgttaAAGTGCTATAAAATAATAGGAATCACCTATTTGTGACGTTAGTTAATGGTGTACATAGATCATGTAAATATCAAATTCATTTGAATAATTTATGATAGAATGTTAACATGTAATTCGGCCATATTAAAGGATTCATACACAAACAATGCATGCCGTAAAGACGACCAAAATAAAAGATCAAGCTTTTTAcagctttatttgcataatcaacgagACAATATGAAGCATATACTTAAGCTCAAAATATTTTATGGATGTCTAAAGGTTTTTGTATATTGGTCTTGATAATCGTGTAATAAGTGGTAAATGGCGAAATCGTATATTATGACAACTGTTAGATTTTCTTGTAAATAATGCATTTTCATTGTCTAAAATTCAGGAGACTTTCAATTTAGAGTGCCATTAACAATAGATTCCAACTGCCTTGTTCTGGTTCTCATCATCACATTCTTAGAAACTATCTGCTGCCTGAGGATCATAAACATGTCAGAAGTGATcttaacccaaacaaacacatgaGTGCACTAATCTAATAGCAATTTTAGGAATGTATTAATGATTGACTGATCGATGTTGCTCTAGAGCTGTCGATGTATGTATGGACGTCACACATTCTGTGAGTGGACATTTACACCAACTAGGGACCACCTTTCGACCCACATAGAAAGACTAGAGATACATTTTTCATATCTTAAAGTGATTTTGCTGTTAGGGGATTTCTATGGCAAAAACTGTTGGCCGTCAATTGCCTAAACTGCCTCATTCCATAGGAAGCTCATCTAAGCTATTCTCAGATTAATTGTCCTCTAGTTTCTGAGCTGTGTACCGGCACTTTGGTACGTGTTGATCACAGCACCGCAAACTGCGTTGATAACGATGTGGCTATTGCTGTTCAAAGTCACTAGACATGTTTTATGTTCAAAGTAATGAACAAAATTTCTTACTATACTGCACTGTACCTGTCTAAGATTATCAGGTACATTTACTTCCAACTGAAGTTAGGCCATAACATTTAACTATAGCTGTCACAGGACCGAGGTCAATAGCTCTAACTGTAGCTGTCCCATGTCATCAGACCCATTTTACTCCAACTGAAGCTGTCCCAGGTCAGCAGGTACATTCTCTTCCAACTGTAACTGTCCCAGGTCAGCAGGTACATTCTCTTCCAACTGCAGCTGTCCCAGGTCATCCGGCACATTCCCTTCCAACTGTAGCAGTCCCAGGTCATCGGACACACTTCCTTCCAACTGAAGCTGTCCCAGGTCACCTTGCATGACGCTTGGCATGTCGATGTGAGCATTATCCCCTGCTGTGATTAACACGTTCCCGTACACGATCGACTGTGGGACCGTGTTCCCAACAGCTCCTTGTTCCTCTTCCTCGTCGTCTCTTCCGCCATACAGGAGGTCATCGACGTCTTCTGAGAAGCCAAGGATGTCGTGATAGACGATGCCGTCCTCTGATTTGGCCTTGTCGATCTGATCCATGCTGTAGGAGTAGACTTCTTCTCTGTGTTCCCTCAGTGCACGAGCGCTGAGCACCCTCTCCTTTGTTTCAGTGCCTGGGCTGCATTCGTCGAGCTCGTTATTCAGGATGTTCTCTATCAGCTCGAGCATCTGTCGGCAGCTCGGCTTGTCGGCCTGCTCGCTCCGCACACAGATGTTGACCGCACGGCCGTCTGCAGAGAGCTTGATGAGGCTTTCCACGTTCCAGTCGAAACACTTGGCTCCGTCTCTCCACAGCAGTGGGGGGTTCTTCAGCTGCTTCATCAGGCGGGTCTGCACACGGGGAAAGAACCCGGAGGAGAACATGTCGGTGGTGTCGGCACACCGGACTTGCTTGCCGAAGTACACGGTCTTGGCGGGGTATGCGGTCGGCTGCCACTTCTCTGGAGGCATGGACTGTGTCAGGAGCCCGGGGATGATGAACTCCTGTCCATCAAAGGTGTGGCAGAGCTGGAACTCTTGCAGCAGGGTGATCAGGAGATCAACATCGGTGGTGACGTCTTTGAACACTTTTTGGATCTCTTCTTTTGTGACGATACCAATACCCTCACTTCTTCTCAGATGGATGGGGAAGTTTGCTGGTGCCATCACTTTGCCAAAGACATCCGTGCAGAGCCAGTTGGGTTCCAGGACAACAATGGGCTCAGTagttgaggaaacaaaaaaGATCTGAAACAAAATGGAATAAAAACGTGTATGAGACAAGTGCTGAATGACCTACATATAATATTTGCAGTATCATTATATATCATGAGATCAAAGTGCTTACGACACCAATGACTTCAAAATGTTCACCATGCTAGTTTTGtatatgataatatgatatgatatatgataaaatagttttttttgcaaaatatatacacacttctgatgttattgtacatgtaactttataCAATTATTCCTCCATCTCTTGATTGATGCTTTTAAGCAGTTAATGAGATAAAATGGTGACTATAAATGTCATGACATCACGATAAACATGAAAGTCGACTTGGAACTTAACACTGTACGGCTTGAAAAGGCCGTTCTTTTGAGACAA includes the following:
- the LOC118428278 gene encoding pseudouridine-5'-phosphatase-like; amino-acid sequence: MKAKMMGMTPQQGASYLIKTLDLPMTEEHYHEWTTKRYAELMPTAEMLPGAEKVVRHLHKHRVPIGLSTGSDAEKFNTKTTNHREFFKLFDPLVTCGSDPEVKHGKPHADAFLVPATRFPDKPNPAQCLAFEDSPNGVDSALNAGMQVVMVPHPNLDRSLCTNGTLVLNSLEDFRPEEFGLPAYAS